CCATGCCGTCGGCGGCGTAGAGATTGCCGTCCTGGTCGAAGGCCATGCCTTCCAAACTGTCGGTAAACGGCTCCATGAACGTTTCCAATGTTCCATTTAGCAGTAAGCGATAAATGCCGCTGTTGCCCTTATCGGCATTGCAAATATAGAGCATTCCGTCAGGCGCAAAGGCCAGGCCGTTGGGATTGCGGATAGAGGAAACCAGCGTTTCTCTCGTCCCATCGGGGCGGATGCGGTCCACCGTATCCGAACCGATCTGGGCGACGATGAGGTTGTTGTCTTTATCGAAAGCGATATCGACGGGGAAATTCAAATCGGAGACTACCGTTTGCGTCGCTCCGTCCGGAGAGATTTTCATCACGGAATACGTGCGGGCGTTGGACAGGTAGAGATCGCCGTTATGGTCGAAAGCGAGCGCGTTGGGTCCGAGCGTTCCTCCGCCCGTGGCTTCGCCAACGACGAGGGTTTTCGTCGCACCGGAAATATCGGCTTTGATGACGGAGCCGGTTTGGGAATCCGTAAAATAGAGCGCATTGTCTTTATCGACGGCTAAAGCGTACATCATTCCTCTATGCGCAGCCACGATGCGCGGCGGTGGCAGGGTAATGTCCATCGCCGTGTTCTTGGTATAGGCGGAATCGGTGATGGTCATGAAAAAAATATCGTCCGGCTTGGCTGGAAGATCGATTTCCACCGGCTGGCCTTTTTGAATCGCAAAAACGAAATCGGGCAAGCCGGATTCGAAGGTCATGGTGGCGGATAACGGATAGGTATCGTCGAGTATGGCGGCGGTGGGGATGGAAATATGAACTCCAGCAGCGGCGGGAGATACATCGATCCACGGTTCGAAGATGCGCGGCTCTCCCCGGTCGAAGGTGGTTCCTTCCGCGAATTGGATGATGTATACGCCAGTCAATTGCTGCAAATATTCCTGCGTGGGCGATGCGAACGCCTGCACGCGGTACACGCCGGACGCCAGTTGTATGCCGCTGAGCAAAGCGAACTGGCCGTCGGCGGAATTGTCGTTAAAATAGACCTCATTCCCGGCGGAATCGAGCACCCGCACCGCCGGATCGAGATAATGCCATGTTGGCGTTACGAGAATTGAATAGGTTTTGCCTTCCTCCGCCGTAAAGACGTATTCGTCCGCATCGCCGATCGGGCCGATCACGCCGGAAAGATAAATCCCATGTTCCAGAACGGCTCCGTCCTCTTCGTCCTCCATCAACGATGTCTCGACGCCCAAAGCGCCGGACTGTCTCGGTGTTTCTCCCGCAACGATGAAAAACAAAGATTCTTCTCTGATGGGTGTAAAACCGGGAATGGCGACATAGTCGTATCCCTCTGTGGGGGAGCTGGAAGATAACACTCCCATATTCGCATCCGTCAGGGCGGCGATGGGAACGAAGCCATCCACCCCCGTAGCGGTAAACATATAAACTCGGTCTTCGAACAGCAACATTTCATAAACAAAAACGTCGCCCGGCAAAGCGGTTTTTTCCGTCAACTCGAACGGCGGACTGTAGAGAGGAACGTTCTTGACGGCCAATTCGTAAGGGCCGATGGCGTCTTCCGTCGAGCCTTGAATCAAAACCATATAGGTTCCCGTGACGGGAGGATTGTAGAGAATCATCGAAGCGGACGTGAAATAATCGTCATTCATGGCGGCTAAATTTCCCGTTGGATCGAAGACGCCCATCACCGAATCGAGAATGCCATAAGGAGCGCGGACGAGGAAGAAAACGGGCGTATCCTTGCGCAGATAGACGTTGAAGATGTCCTGATCCGTCATCGAAGCGATATACCCCGATTTGCTTTCGCCGATCTGAATGTTGCGGTCGGCTTCGTCGGCGCCCAAAACCTGGATGCGAAAGGTATAATCCACCGGCTCCGTTAGGCCGATAAATTCGATGCGAAATTTATACGTCGCCGTGTTGGGGATCGTCTGGATCATATAAGCCCCGGCGAAATCGAGATCGTTCAATCCTTCGTTGACAAAAATCGGCTGATTGCGCACGTCTAGCAGCGTCAACCGCAGGGAAAAGTCCCATTCGGCAAGGTCCAACAGCGCTTCCACCAAGACGCCTCTCGTTCCTTGGAAGGTATAAGTCGCCGATGGCGCGGCGGGCGTCAGCGTCCCGTTGACTTGTTGATTGAATCCGATCGCGGTCTCTTGGCCAAAAGCCGATGGCGCATTCCCCAAAAACAACAAAAGCATTCCCAATATCGCTGGAAACAATAAACGGTTCCGCATCGTTTTTAACCCTCGCTAATAAGATAATCCTTACTCTAAATCAAATTATGGCGGGAGGGAATGAAAAAATGTAAATACTTGTCCTTCCTTTGCATATCCGTAGGGTGGGCTCAAAGCGATGCGTAGCCCACCAAGGAAGATTTTTTTCACTCTATAGAACCTTTTCCTCTCTTCCAGCGTCCTTTATAAGGGAGAACAACATGGCGAACGATATAAAACGGAAACGTTACTGCGAACTTCTTGCCTTGCGCTATCGCCGGGGCGACGCATCCGCGCTGGAAGAACTCATCAAGATGTGGGAACAACCGCTTTTTTATTACGTCCGCCGTTTAACCGATTCGGAAGAGGACGCCTGGGATTGCCTGCAAGAGACATGGATCAAAGTCATGCGCCAGCTGCATCGCTTGCGGGACGACCAAAGCCTGGCGGCGTGGCTGTACAAAATTGCGCGCAATACGGTCATGAGCCATTACCGGCGATCCAAGCGGCTGCTTTCCCTCGACGAAGAGGAAAATGTTCCCGCCGATATTATGGAAGAATACCATCTCGCCATTGCTCCCGAGGATATCCTCGACGTTCATCGCGCCATCGAGTCGTTGAATCTCCCCCAACGGGAAGCGATTACCTTGCATTTCTTGGAAAATTTCACTTTGGAAGAAATTGCGGACATTACCCAGACGCCGATCGGAACCATCAAATCGAGACTCTATCACGCAAAAACTCGTCTTCGCCAAGCCTTAACCGAAAGTAAACCTTCCGATGCGCCGAAAGGAGAACGCCATGCTTGATCCTTCTTTGCGCGAAAAATTATTCGGCGCGGAAAAGCAAACGCCTTCGCTGAAAGCGGAGTATGAAAGGAAAGTCAAAGCCATGATCGAACGAGAATTAACTCAATGGGAACGAATTGAAAATATGGCGGGAATTGTCTTCGGCATCGTTACGGCGCTCGCTTCCGCCGCCGCGCTCGTCTTCAGCGCTTTTTACGACTTCCCCAACGCGTTGCGCCTTGTGCTTGGACTGTTGTTTTGCTTTTGCGTCATAGGCGCAACCTATAGTTTTTACATCCTATCGAAAGGCAAGATCAATCTGCGGCGCGATAGAAATATCGAATTTACTTTTATATGGATTTTCGTATCCATCATCGTCTTCGTCTTGTTCATCGGAGGGGCGATGGATCGAAATGCAAGCGCCGGTCTTTATAAAGCATTAATGGGAATATTCATACTTCTTATCGCCATTATGGCTACGATATGCCGAACCATCGAACTGCTGGGCGTGGATATCAAAGAAAAACTATTGTCCCTCGAATTGGAAATCGCCGAATTGAAAGACCGCCCATCCACCCCAGAAAAAACGGGCGACTCTCCCACCAGCGATAGATTAAAATGATGAGTGATGAGTGATGAAAAAGATTGATGGGTCAAAAAACGCGACCCATCCTACGGCCCCGCCACCCCGCCGTTCTTAATTTCCTTCCTGATTTTCCAAGACTAGATTCGTGGAATTCGATCTGATCGGGAAAATCAGAAATAGGGAAACCAGGATAAACGCCGATCCTAAAAAGAAGGGAGTGGAGGGACTCCAGGCGTCGAAGAGATAGGTTCCCATCAAGGGGCCGAGGATGCGTCCCATGCTGGCCATGGATTGGTTTAATCCCAATATGCCGCCTTGGACCTCCTGCGCGCTGCATTGGGAGAGCATGCTGGCCATGCAGGGCATGACGAAGCCGGAAGAGAAAGCCAGCAAAAACGCCGCCGCCGCCAGCATCGCCGCCGTAGGGGCCAAGCCAATGCAGAGCAGTCCCAAGAGTACGCCGCCGATGCCCATCGAGAGCATGAGACGGTCGCCGAACCGCTTCGCCGCGCGGCCTACGACGCCTCCCTGAACGAAAACGATAATGGCTCCAATGGCGAACAAGAGAGCGCTGTTTTGCCGGTCCGTAAGGCCGAAGACATTGGCGACATAAAAACCCAATGTACTTTCCATCGAGGCGAATGCGATATAGTAGAACAACGAAACCGTTAACAGGCGAGGAACGAAGGGGACATTAAGCGCCGATTTCAGGATTTCCAGCGAAAATCGCCGCCGTTCGCTATGATTGCGCTCGTTCGGAATCATGGTTTCCGGCAAAAGCAGCAACGCCAATAATAAGTCCGCGCCCGAAAGCGCCGCCGCAATGAGGA
This genomic window from Candidatus Omnitrophota bacterium contains:
- a CDS encoding NHL repeat-containing protein; the encoded protein is MRNRLLFPAILGMLLLFLGNAPSAFGQETAIGFNQQVNGTLTPAAPSATYTFQGTRGVLVEALLDLAEWDFSLRLTLLDVRNQPIFVNEGLNDLDFAGAYMIQTIPNTATYKFRIEFIGLTEPVDYTFRIQVLGADEADRNIQIGESKSGYIASMTDQDIFNVYLRKDTPVFFLVRAPYGILDSVMGVFDPTGNLAAMNDDYFTSASMILYNPPVTGTYMVLIQGSTEDAIGPYELAVKNVPLYSPPFELTEKTALPGDVFVYEMLLFEDRVYMFTATGVDGFVPIAALTDANMGVLSSSSPTEGYDYVAIPGFTPIREESLFFIVAGETPRQSGALGVETSLMEDEEDGAVLEHGIYLSGVIGPIGDADEYVFTAEEGKTYSILVTPTWHYLDPAVRVLDSAGNEVYFNDNSADGQFALLSGIQLASGVYRVQAFASPTQEYLQQLTGVYIIQFAEGTTFDRGEPRIFEPWIDVSPAAAGVHISIPTAAILDDTYPLSATMTFESGLPDFVFAIQKGQPVEIDLPAKPDDIFFMTITDSAYTKNTAMDITLPPPRIVAAHRGMMYALAVDKDNALYFTDSQTGSVIKADISGATKTLVVGEATGGGTLGPNALAFDHNGDLYLSNARTYSVMKISPDGATQTVVSDLNFPVDIAFDKDNNLIVAQIGSDTVDRIRPDGTRETLVSSIRNPNGLAFAPDGMLYICNADKGNSGIYRLLLNGTLETFMEPFTDSLEGMAFDQDGNLYAADGMAGFVYRIDPNKNFVVFTRWMSGPVDLAFGRGEYAKTLFATNMGIEAAGYYMQTLIAIPTGHAGMLLPYGSVGILDWRMWEGKE
- a CDS encoding sigma-70 family RNA polymerase sigma factor is translated as MANDIKRKRYCELLALRYRRGDASALEELIKMWEQPLFYYVRRLTDSEEDAWDCLQETWIKVMRQLHRLRDDQSLAAWLYKIARNTVMSHYRRSKRLLSLDEEENVPADIMEEYHLAIAPEDILDVHRAIESLNLPQREAITLHFLENFTLEEIADITQTPIGTIKSRLYHAKTRLRQALTESKPSDAPKGERHA
- a CDS encoding MFS transporter; translated protein: MKKASILTIVFFTVFLDLLGFGILIPLLPYVIKHFGASAFQGGLLMASYSIAQFLFAPVWGRLSDRIGRRPVILVSLAGSAAGYLLFAYAHSLAWLFASRLLSGAAAANIATAQSIMADCLPPKERTKGMGLVGAAIGLGFTMGPAVAGIVGLEQHYSLPFLIAAALSGADLLLALLLLPETMIPNERNHSERRRFSLEILKSALNVPFVPRLLTVSLFYYIAFASMESTLGFYVANVFGLTDRQNSALLFAIGAIIVFVQGGVVGRAAKRFGDRLMLSMGIGGVLLGLLCIGLAPTAAMLAAAAFLLAFSSGFVMPCMASMLSQCSAQEVQGGILGLNQSMASMGRILGPLMGTYLFDAWSPSTPFFLGSAFILVSLFLIFPIRSNSTNLVLENQEGN